One window from the genome of Esox lucius isolate fEsoLuc1 chromosome 23, fEsoLuc1.pri, whole genome shotgun sequence encodes:
- the LOC105020312 gene encoding zinc finger protein 14-like isoform X4, producing the protein MQCQNPFENGPLLLPSLRFIIPPLRLVSAAMWQVVQQGHVQDYGMLEEFVTTVTEIVPEILSFSQRAQLILGLRASMVLELCRSAQTADQEIQQHLDRIRSLISFGEAESSDAEVRMSESKFVELVESLLKDPSERDHFYQDVFPMEFGPQYDTAIQMLMLEFLTRLEKLLPIPDLEQTASLLNAVPSALEQCVQSVPDPRQLRTLLQYHRKLGHLESVGETRSSVGDCIFSSLHLSPRVCVVSVTGVDSDAKDKYLVAVEKNERLLAPEERQGDIYTDKEPALDREAVSLETQKEAVTGVHFQLKKSKRLQIKEMLSKGQKASASSHAVRQPSSSKMQPHLKKSHKRALLNKTCSVCGRTFARATAMRRHQQSHAQNHDLKFKCLKCGFCFKDLYDLKNHQQGVCERELHILDNNEVEDIQHPSTSKPVLTSPLKSPAPPELLPRKVLDTKTCSLCGRFFTRTSDMARHMRSHSKERPFWCISCDKSFKYSYDLKRHQRDLCKKRNLEDVSQDDGNNLSQQIEDLQPEKAECQSVERSVSLATDQNQIPNSNVQPSNKEPLDSKTCYVCGRILTRTSDMERHLKSHSKERPFHCGTCERSFKYKDTLKKHQQILGHEGILEDFGKKVVKQQLEVKMESGIGLANTKKNDTVLLSVAAPSSAPTLKEPKPCGVCGKVFNRASGMAIHMRSHSSERPYRCVSCEQCFKYLHGLKKHQRDICLKMNQEEGSNTMDVRQEGSSKLVPDEADDTPVVNEEEERKEVLKCDECGKEFKGPSCLRIHKRIHSPFYCSDCGRTYPNSVAFGRHKLMHKAIRCTMCEKTFTLLGRLREHYLHEHKFSGPFPCLNCDKTFAQLSYLVVHERVHSGEYPYQCSVCPGKFRTANSLTIHSRKHTGEKPFLCWQCGKSYRAASELAVHMGTHSEEKPFSCSQCDMTYRTKTQMNTHIEQVHDGVRFTCTVCRKQFLKEMSLKRHELTHTGERPYPCSYCEKTFITANERRLHERYHTGERPYKCQECGKSFIQSGYLKSHQRLHTGEKPFPCNVCDKRFRFSHHMKRHQRTHTADKHMCGKCGVSFTRIRSLKAHELTHSVNEN; encoded by the exons GAAATTTTGAGTTTCAGCCAGAGAGCACAACTCATCCTGGGACTGCGAGCGAGC ATGGTTTTGGAGTTGTGTCGCTCTGCACAGACAGCCGACCAAGAAATTCAGCAACACCTGGACAGAATCCGTAGCCTCATATCCTTTGGGGAAGCAGAG TCCAGTGACGCAGAGGTGAGAATGTCTGAATCGAAGTTTGTGGAGCTGGTTGAATCTCTTCTCAAAGACCCAAGCGAAAGGGACCACTTTTACCAG GATGTGTTCCCTATGGAGTTCGGCCCACAGTATGACACTGCAATACAGATGCTGATGTTGGAATTCCTTACCAGACTTGAGAAGTTACTTCCCATACCAGACCTGGAACAG ACTGCCTCCTTGCTAAACGCTGTCCCCTCTGCCCTGGAACAATGTGTACAGTCTGTACCAGACCCCAGGCAGCTGAGGACCCTGCTGCAGTACCATAGAAAACTTGGACATTTGGAATCTGTCGGCG AAACTCGATCCTCTGTTGGTGACTGCATCTTCTCCTCTTTGCATCTGTCACCtcgtgtgtgtgtagtgagcGTCACAGGTGTAGACTCCGATGCAAAAGATAAATATTTGGTTGCTgtggagaaaaatgaaagattaCTTGCACCAGAAGAGCGTCAAGGAGACATTTATACTGATAAGGAGCCTGCGTTGGACAGGGAGGCTGTAAGTTTAGAAACTCAAAAAGAAGCTGTCACCGGAGTACATTTTCAGCTTAAAAAGAGCAAAAGGTTGCAGATTAAGGAAATGCTGTCAAAGGGACAAAAAGCAAGTGCTTCAAGCCATGCAGTCCGACAGCCGTCATCCTCCAAGATGCAACCGCACCTTAAAAAGTCCCATAAAAGAGCCTTACTCAATAAGACATGCTCCGTTTGTGGGAGGACGTTTGCTCGAGCCACAGCTATGAGAAGGCATCAGCAAAGCCACGCACAAAATCATGATCTTAAGTTCAAGTGCCTCAAATGTGGGTTTTGCTTCAAGGACTTGTATGATCTCAAGAATCACCAGCAGGGAGTTTGTGAAAGGGAGTTGCACATTTTGGATAACAATGAAGTTGAAGATATCCAGCATCCCTCAACTAGCAAACCTGTGCTCACATCACCTTTAAAGAGTCCTGCTCCACCAGAGCTTTTGCCAAGAAAAGTTCTGGATACTAAAACTTGCTCTTTGTGTGGAAGGTTTTTCACTCGTACTTCAGACATGGCAAGGCACATGAGATCCCACTCAAAAGAGCGTCCATTTTGGTGCATCAGTTGTGATAAAAGCTTCAAATATTCATATGATTTGAAGAGGCACCAGAGGGATTTGTGCAAGAAAAGAAATCTGGAAGATGTAAGTCAGGATGATGGTAATAACTTGTCACAACAGATTGAAGACCTGCAGCCAGAGAAAGCTGAATGTCAGTCAGTGGAAAGAAGTGTGTCTCTTGCCACTGATCAAAATCAAATTCCGAACTCCAATGTGCAGCCATCTAACAAAGAGCCACTGGACTCAAAAACCTGTTATGTTTGCGGTAGGATCTTGACTCGTACCTCTGACATGGAAAGGCATTTGAAATCTCACTCAAAAGAGCGTCCCTTTCATTGTGGCACCTGTGAGAGAAGCTTCAAGTACAAAGACACTTTGAAGAAACACCAGCAGATCCTTGGCCACGAAGGAATTCTCGAGGACTTTGGTAAGAAGGTTGTCAAGCAACAGTTGGAAGTTAAAATGGAGAGTGGCATTGGCCTTGCAAATACCAAGAAGAATGACACTGTGTTACTCAGTGTGGCTGCTCCTTCCTCTGCGCCGACTCTCAAGGAACCCAAACCATGCGGTGTGTGTGGTAAGGTATTTAACCGTGCCTCTGGAATGGCTATTCACATGAGATCCCATTCATCTGAGCGTCCCTATCGATGTGTCAGTTGTGAGCAGTGCTTCAAGTACTTGCACGGTTTAAAGAAACACCAGAGGGACATCTGTCTGAAAATGAACCAAGAAGAGGGATCCAATACGATGGATGTGCGCCAAGAGGGGTCTAGCAAACTGGTACCCGATGAGGCTGATGACACACCGGTGGTAAACGAGGAGGAAGAACGAAAGGAGGTCTTGAAATGTGACGAATGCGGCAAGGAATTTAAAGGCCCGTCCTGTCTGAGAATACACAAACGGATTCACAGTCCGTTCTATTGCTCCGACTGTGGACGGACATACCCAAACTCCGTTGCCTTTGGCAGACATAAACTAATGCACAAGGCAATTCGGTGTACGATGTGTGAGAAGACCTTCACTCTCTTGGGGCGGCTGAGAGAACACTATCTGCATGAACATAAATTCTCAGGGCCGTTTCCATGCTTGAACTGTGATAAAACGTTTGCTCAGTTATCGTACCTTGTCGTCCACGAGAGAGTTCACTCAGGAGAGTACCCTTACCAGTGCTCCGTTTGTCCAGGAAAATTCAGAACAGCAAATTCTCTGACGATACACAGTAGGAAGCACACCGGAGAGAAGCCGTTCTTGTGCTGGCAGTGTGGAAAGAGCTACCGGGCTGCTTCAGAACTGGCAGTGCACATGGGGACCCACTCAGAGGAGAAACCATTCTCTTGTTCGCAGTGTGACATGACTTATCGAACCAAAActcagatgaacacacacattgagCAGGTTCATGACGGAGTGAGGTTTACCTGTACAGTCTGTAGGAAACAGTTTCTGAAAGAGATGTCATTGAAAAGACATGAACTTACTCACACTGGAGAAAGACCGTATCCATGTTCTTATTGTGAGAAAACGTTCATCACTGCCAATGAAAGGAGGTTGCATGAGCGGTACCACACTGGGGAACGTCCGTACAAATGCCAGGAATGTGGCAAGTCCTTCATCCAGTCAGGTTATCTGAAATCACACCAGCGacttcacacaggagagaagccgtTTCCATGTAATGTTTGTGACAAACGTTTCAGATTCTCTCATCATATGAAAAGGCACCAGCGAACCCATACAGCAGACAAGCATATGTGTGGGAAATGTGGGGTGTCTTTCACTCGAATTAGGTCCCTTAAGGCTCACGAGCTCACTCACTCAGTGAATGAGAATTGA
- the LOC105020312 gene encoding zinc finger protein 14-like isoform X3, producing MQCQNPFENGPLLLPSLRFIIPPLRLVSAAMWQVVQQGHVQDYGMLEEFVTTVTEIVPEILSFSQRAQLILGLRASMVLELCRSAQTADQEIQQHLDRIRSLISFGEAESSDAEVRMSESKFVELVESLLKDPSERDHFYQDVFPMEFGPQYDTAIQMLMLEFLTRLEKLLPIPDLEQTASLLNAVPSALEQCVQSVPDPRQLRTLLQYHRKLGHLESVGEETRSSVGDCIFSSLHLSPRVCVVSVTGVDSDAKDKYLVAVEKNERLLAPEERQGDIYTDKEPALDREAVSLETQKEAVTGVHFQLKKSKRLQIKEMLSKGQKASASSHAVRQPSSSKMQPHLKKSHKRALLNKTCSVCGRTFARATAMRRHQQSHAQNHDLKFKCLKCGFCFKDLYDLKNHQQGVCERELHILDNNEVEDIQHPSTSKPVLTSPLKSPAPPELLPRKVLDTKTCSLCGRFFTRTSDMARHMRSHSKERPFWCISCDKSFKYSYDLKRHQRDLCKKRNLEDVSQDDGNNLSQQIEDLQPEKAECQSVERSVSLATDQNQIPNSNVQPSNKEPLDSKTCYVCGRILTRTSDMERHLKSHSKERPFHCGTCERSFKYKDTLKKHQQILGHEGILEDFGKKVVKQQLEVKMESGIGLANTKKNDTVLLSVAAPSSAPTLKEPKPCGVCGKVFNRASGMAIHMRSHSSERPYRCVSCEQCFKYLHGLKKHQRDICLKMNQEEGSNTMDVRQEGSSKLVPDEADDTPVVNEEEERKEVLKCDECGKEFKGPSCLRIHKRIHSPFYCSDCGRTYPNSVAFGRHKLMHKAIRCTMCEKTFTLLGRLREHYLHEHKFSGPFPCLNCDKTFAQLSYLVVHERVHSGEYPYQCSVCPGKFRTANSLTIHSRKHTGEKPFLCWQCGKSYRAASELAVHMGTHSEEKPFSCSQCDMTYRTKTQMNTHIEQVHDGVRFTCTVCRKQFLKEMSLKRHELTHTGERPYPCSYCEKTFITANERRLHERYHTGERPYKCQECGKSFIQSGYLKSHQRLHTGEKPFPCNVCDKRFRFSHHMKRHQRTHTADKHMCGKCGVSFTRIRSLKAHELTHSVNEN from the exons GAAATTTTGAGTTTCAGCCAGAGAGCACAACTCATCCTGGGACTGCGAGCGAGC ATGGTTTTGGAGTTGTGTCGCTCTGCACAGACAGCCGACCAAGAAATTCAGCAACACCTGGACAGAATCCGTAGCCTCATATCCTTTGGGGAAGCAGAG TCCAGTGACGCAGAGGTGAGAATGTCTGAATCGAAGTTTGTGGAGCTGGTTGAATCTCTTCTCAAAGACCCAAGCGAAAGGGACCACTTTTACCAG GATGTGTTCCCTATGGAGTTCGGCCCACAGTATGACACTGCAATACAGATGCTGATGTTGGAATTCCTTACCAGACTTGAGAAGTTACTTCCCATACCAGACCTGGAACAG ACTGCCTCCTTGCTAAACGCTGTCCCCTCTGCCCTGGAACAATGTGTACAGTCTGTACCAGACCCCAGGCAGCTGAGGACCCTGCTGCAGTACCATAGAAAACTTGGACATTTGGAATCTGTCGGCG AAGAAACTCGATCCTCTGTTGGTGACTGCATCTTCTCCTCTTTGCATCTGTCACCtcgtgtgtgtgtagtgagcGTCACAGGTGTAGACTCCGATGCAAAAGATAAATATTTGGTTGCTgtggagaaaaatgaaagattaCTTGCACCAGAAGAGCGTCAAGGAGACATTTATACTGATAAGGAGCCTGCGTTGGACAGGGAGGCTGTAAGTTTAGAAACTCAAAAAGAAGCTGTCACCGGAGTACATTTTCAGCTTAAAAAGAGCAAAAGGTTGCAGATTAAGGAAATGCTGTCAAAGGGACAAAAAGCAAGTGCTTCAAGCCATGCAGTCCGACAGCCGTCATCCTCCAAGATGCAACCGCACCTTAAAAAGTCCCATAAAAGAGCCTTACTCAATAAGACATGCTCCGTTTGTGGGAGGACGTTTGCTCGAGCCACAGCTATGAGAAGGCATCAGCAAAGCCACGCACAAAATCATGATCTTAAGTTCAAGTGCCTCAAATGTGGGTTTTGCTTCAAGGACTTGTATGATCTCAAGAATCACCAGCAGGGAGTTTGTGAAAGGGAGTTGCACATTTTGGATAACAATGAAGTTGAAGATATCCAGCATCCCTCAACTAGCAAACCTGTGCTCACATCACCTTTAAAGAGTCCTGCTCCACCAGAGCTTTTGCCAAGAAAAGTTCTGGATACTAAAACTTGCTCTTTGTGTGGAAGGTTTTTCACTCGTACTTCAGACATGGCAAGGCACATGAGATCCCACTCAAAAGAGCGTCCATTTTGGTGCATCAGTTGTGATAAAAGCTTCAAATATTCATATGATTTGAAGAGGCACCAGAGGGATTTGTGCAAGAAAAGAAATCTGGAAGATGTAAGTCAGGATGATGGTAATAACTTGTCACAACAGATTGAAGACCTGCAGCCAGAGAAAGCTGAATGTCAGTCAGTGGAAAGAAGTGTGTCTCTTGCCACTGATCAAAATCAAATTCCGAACTCCAATGTGCAGCCATCTAACAAAGAGCCACTGGACTCAAAAACCTGTTATGTTTGCGGTAGGATCTTGACTCGTACCTCTGACATGGAAAGGCATTTGAAATCTCACTCAAAAGAGCGTCCCTTTCATTGTGGCACCTGTGAGAGAAGCTTCAAGTACAAAGACACTTTGAAGAAACACCAGCAGATCCTTGGCCACGAAGGAATTCTCGAGGACTTTGGTAAGAAGGTTGTCAAGCAACAGTTGGAAGTTAAAATGGAGAGTGGCATTGGCCTTGCAAATACCAAGAAGAATGACACTGTGTTACTCAGTGTGGCTGCTCCTTCCTCTGCGCCGACTCTCAAGGAACCCAAACCATGCGGTGTGTGTGGTAAGGTATTTAACCGTGCCTCTGGAATGGCTATTCACATGAGATCCCATTCATCTGAGCGTCCCTATCGATGTGTCAGTTGTGAGCAGTGCTTCAAGTACTTGCACGGTTTAAAGAAACACCAGAGGGACATCTGTCTGAAAATGAACCAAGAAGAGGGATCCAATACGATGGATGTGCGCCAAGAGGGGTCTAGCAAACTGGTACCCGATGAGGCTGATGACACACCGGTGGTAAACGAGGAGGAAGAACGAAAGGAGGTCTTGAAATGTGACGAATGCGGCAAGGAATTTAAAGGCCCGTCCTGTCTGAGAATACACAAACGGATTCACAGTCCGTTCTATTGCTCCGACTGTGGACGGACATACCCAAACTCCGTTGCCTTTGGCAGACATAAACTAATGCACAAGGCAATTCGGTGTACGATGTGTGAGAAGACCTTCACTCTCTTGGGGCGGCTGAGAGAACACTATCTGCATGAACATAAATTCTCAGGGCCGTTTCCATGCTTGAACTGTGATAAAACGTTTGCTCAGTTATCGTACCTTGTCGTCCACGAGAGAGTTCACTCAGGAGAGTACCCTTACCAGTGCTCCGTTTGTCCAGGAAAATTCAGAACAGCAAATTCTCTGACGATACACAGTAGGAAGCACACCGGAGAGAAGCCGTTCTTGTGCTGGCAGTGTGGAAAGAGCTACCGGGCTGCTTCAGAACTGGCAGTGCACATGGGGACCCACTCAGAGGAGAAACCATTCTCTTGTTCGCAGTGTGACATGACTTATCGAACCAAAActcagatgaacacacacattgagCAGGTTCATGACGGAGTGAGGTTTACCTGTACAGTCTGTAGGAAACAGTTTCTGAAAGAGATGTCATTGAAAAGACATGAACTTACTCACACTGGAGAAAGACCGTATCCATGTTCTTATTGTGAGAAAACGTTCATCACTGCCAATGAAAGGAGGTTGCATGAGCGGTACCACACTGGGGAACGTCCGTACAAATGCCAGGAATGTGGCAAGTCCTTCATCCAGTCAGGTTATCTGAAATCACACCAGCGacttcacacaggagagaagccgtTTCCATGTAATGTTTGTGACAAACGTTTCAGATTCTCTCATCATATGAAAAGGCACCAGCGAACCCATACAGCAGACAAGCATATGTGTGGGAAATGTGGGGTGTCTTTCACTCGAATTAGGTCCCTTAAGGCTCACGAGCTCACTCACTCAGTGAATGAGAATTGA